A portion of the Hymenobacter yonginensis genome contains these proteins:
- a CDS encoding Y-family DNA polymerase, whose protein sequence is MYGLVDGNNFYVSCERVFQPRLDGRPVVVLSNNDGNVVSRSAEAKQLGIAMGAPFFEVRELLRRHKGQALSSNYALYGDMSRRVMARLADQVPAVEVYSIDEAFLDLHGLTAFCGTLDARVQRLRQDVLRCTGIPTCVGMGPTKTLAKVANRLAKKYPELQGVLRLDTESRRERALRALPVEDVWGIGRQYAGKLHAHGLRTAWDLSQVSEAWARGQLGGVVGWRLVQELRGQSCQDLNPSEDGTLARQSLSCSRSFGQRLTAFDDLWGAVTTYLSRAAEKLRAQGDQAHILTVYLSQDRYDSRVPPPYTRSATLTLPGGPSSDTLQLLSYGRRLLERIYEPGRLYVKAGVVLDGLEPPGRGRQLDLFAPAAAAPAPDAGRAQQLMRTLDALNRQFGRGTVRPAATITPAGQPAPWQGNARHRSPAYTTRFEDMLVVG, encoded by the coding sequence ATGTACGGCCTCGTCGACGGCAACAACTTCTACGTCAGCTGCGAGCGGGTTTTCCAGCCTCGCCTCGACGGCCGCCCCGTGGTGGTGCTCAGCAACAACGACGGCAACGTGGTGAGCCGCTCGGCCGAGGCCAAGCAGCTCGGCATTGCCATGGGCGCCCCGTTTTTTGAGGTGCGCGAGCTGCTGCGCCGCCACAAGGGCCAGGCCCTGAGCTCCAACTACGCCCTCTACGGCGACATGAGCCGCCGCGTCATGGCCCGCCTCGCCGACCAGGTGCCGGCCGTGGAGGTCTACAGCATCGACGAGGCTTTCCTCGACCTGCACGGCCTGACAGCCTTCTGCGGCACGCTTGATGCCCGCGTCCAGCGCCTGCGCCAGGACGTGCTGCGCTGCACCGGCATTCCCACCTGCGTGGGCATGGGCCCCACCAAGACCCTGGCCAAGGTCGCCAACCGCCTGGCCAAGAAGTACCCCGAGCTGCAGGGCGTCCTGCGCCTCGACACCGAAAGCCGCCGCGAGCGGGCGTTGCGGGCCCTGCCTGTCGAGGACGTTTGGGGCATCGGGCGCCAGTACGCCGGCAAGCTGCACGCCCACGGCCTGCGCACGGCCTGGGACCTGAGCCAGGTGTCCGAGGCCTGGGCCCGCGGGCAGCTGGGCGGGGTGGTGGGCTGGCGGCTGGTGCAGGAGCTGCGCGGCCAGTCCTGCCAGGACCTGAACCCATCGGAGGACGGCACGCTGGCCCGCCAGAGCCTGAGCTGCTCCCGCAGCTTCGGCCAGCGCCTCACCGCCTTCGACGACCTGTGGGGCGCCGTGACCACCTACCTGAGCCGCGCTGCCGAGAAGCTACGCGCCCAGGGTGATCAGGCCCACATCCTCACCGTGTACCTCAGCCAGGACCGCTACGACAGCCGCGTACCGCCGCCCTACACCCGCTCGGCCACGCTCACGCTGCCCGGCGGCCCCTCCAGCGACACCCTGCAGCTGCTGTCCTACGGCCGCCGCCTGCTGGAGCGGATCTACGAGCCCGGCCGCCTCTACGTGAAGGCCGGCGTGGTACTCGACGGCCTGGAGCCCCCCGGCCGCGGCCGGCAGCTCGACCTGTTCGCGCCTGCTGCCGCCGCTCCGGCCCCCGACGCGGGCCGCGCGCAGCAGCTCATGCGCACCCTTGACGCCCTCAACCGGCAGTTCGGGCGCGGCACGGTGCGGCCGGCGGCCACCATTACGCCCGCCGGCCAGCCCGCGCCCTGGCAGGGCAACGCCCGGCACCGCAGCCCGGCCTACACCACCCGGTTTGAGGACATGCTGGTGGTGGGCTGA
- a CDS encoding LexA family protein: MTTIELFDVGEPTTTLWLPVFASLVPAGFPSPASDELEELFDLNRILFRHPEATYLIRVSGESMQGAEIHAGDLLAVDKHLEADHNHIVVAVVEGECTVKRLVRRGTSWWLQAENPAYADYCITEPDNLRIWGVVTHVVHELIPGKLTALLRSRD, from the coding sequence ATGACCACCATCGAACTCTTTGACGTCGGCGAGCCGACCACCACGCTGTGGCTGCCCGTATTTGCCAGCCTGGTGCCCGCTGGCTTCCCGTCGCCGGCCTCCGACGAGCTGGAGGAGCTCTTCGACCTCAACCGCATCCTGTTCCGCCACCCCGAGGCCACGTACCTGATCCGGGTATCGGGCGAGAGCATGCAGGGCGCGGAAATCCACGCCGGCGACCTGCTGGCCGTCGACAAGCACCTCGAGGCCGACCACAACCACATTGTGGTGGCCGTGGTGGAGGGCGAGTGCACCGTCAAGCGCCTGGTGCGGCGCGGCACCAGCTGGTGGCTGCAGGCCGAAAACCCGGCCTACGCCGACTACTGCATCACAGAGCCCGACAACCTGCGCATCTGGGGCGTGGTCACCCACGTCGTGCACGAGCTCATCCCCGGTAAGCTCACCGCCCTGCTCCGCAGCCGCGACTAA
- a CDS encoding replication initiation protein, protein MKQPDSMNAAHPVHPLIVQHNALINARFVLNTTESRLFLALLSRIGRDDTQFQVCRIPVRELMAHSTSNSTYELVRKTLRHFASRTLLIEKLDATARRQTQPDFSILPLLAFAEYKHHEGVVEARFNDLLMPYLLQLRENFTKAQLTELLKLKSSNAYRVYLLLREYAAFGKRVMAVAELKTILGVEEEYDRFTNFRARILDPAQSELAQTDMAFTYVLEKQGRTITHICFLFKPTGAAPVPAPAQAPETSWEATLLEAGIAAKSLAGIKTQLENGYYDEGYIYFVVAHVRRQAAAGKVKKLAGAVYKALLEGYLLEDYRRQLRHGEAGEPERKPARPVVAQQERHTLDDVHAMYETMRQRRLIPDENFEQNLARVWLSAGFRQETDAQGIQWLIKP, encoded by the coding sequence ATGAAACAGCCTGACTCGATGAACGCAGCCCACCCGGTACACCCACTGATTGTGCAGCACAACGCGCTGATCAATGCCCGGTTCGTGCTCAATACCACGGAGTCACGGCTGTTTCTGGCGCTGCTCAGCCGCATCGGCCGGGATGACACGCAGTTTCAGGTGTGCCGGATCCCGGTGCGCGAGCTCATGGCCCACAGCACGAGCAACTCCACCTACGAGCTGGTTCGCAAAACACTCCGGCACTTTGCTTCCCGCACCTTGCTGATCGAGAAGCTGGATGCCACCGCTCGCCGCCAGACCCAGCCCGACTTCTCCATTCTGCCGCTGCTGGCATTTGCCGAGTACAAGCATCACGAAGGCGTGGTTGAGGCGCGCTTCAACGATCTTCTGATGCCCTACCTGCTGCAGCTCCGCGAAAACTTCACCAAAGCCCAGCTCACGGAGCTGCTGAAGCTCAAAAGCAGCAATGCCTACCGGGTCTACCTGCTGCTGCGCGAATATGCCGCCTTCGGCAAACGCGTGATGGCAGTGGCGGAGCTGAAAACCATCCTGGGGGTGGAAGAGGAATACGACCGGTTCACCAACTTCAGAGCCCGCATCCTGGACCCGGCGCAAAGCGAACTGGCCCAGACCGATATGGCCTTCACGTATGTGCTGGAAAAGCAGGGCCGTACAATCACGCATATCTGCTTTCTGTTTAAGCCTACCGGCGCCGCGCCTGTGCCGGCACCGGCACAGGCACCGGAAACCAGCTGGGAAGCTACGCTGCTGGAGGCGGGCATTGCCGCCAAAAGCCTGGCCGGCATAAAAACACAGCTGGAAAACGGCTACTACGACGAAGGCTACATCTATTTTGTGGTCGCGCATGTTCGCCGCCAGGCGGCAGCCGGCAAGGTGAAGAAGCTGGCAGGAGCAGTGTACAAGGCTTTGCTGGAAGGCTATCTGCTGGAAGACTACCGGCGACAGCTGCGCCACGGGGAGGCGGGCGAGCCGGAGCGAAAGCCTGCCAGACCGGTCGTCGCGCAGCAGGAGCGGCATACGCTTGACGACGTGCACGCCATGTACGAAACCATGCGCCAGCGCAGGCTCATTCCCGATGAGAACTTCGAGCAGAACCTAGCCCGGGTATGGCTCTCCGCCGGCTTTCGCCAGGAAACGGACGCGCAGGGCATCCAGTGGCTAATCAAACCCTGA